The proteins below come from a single Cupriavidus pauculus genomic window:
- a CDS encoding RidA family protein, with protein MSAATPVFHMLAGAPDPVAPFSHAVEANGFVFVTGQMPFLGTGLDSGYPEGIEAQTHQVMKNLTTVLEGCKLGLENVVQVRVYLTDFDRDYDTMNRTYASYWPVGRRPARTCIGVTGLAKGALIEIDMVAVRPTGA; from the coding sequence ATGAGCGCAGCAACCCCCGTCTTCCATATGCTGGCCGGCGCGCCGGATCCCGTGGCGCCGTTCAGCCATGCCGTGGAGGCCAATGGCTTCGTGTTCGTGACGGGCCAGATGCCCTTTCTCGGCACGGGCCTGGATTCCGGTTACCCCGAAGGCATCGAGGCGCAGACCCATCAGGTCATGAAGAACCTGACCACGGTGCTCGAGGGTTGCAAGCTCGGCCTCGAAAACGTGGTACAGGTGCGCGTGTACCTGACCGATTTCGATCGCGACTACGACACCATGAACAGGACGTACGCGAGCTACTGGCCCGTCGGCCGCCGTCCCGCGCGCACGTGCATCGGCGTGACGGGCCTGGCCAAGGGCGCGCTGATCGAGATCGACATGGTAGCGGTGCGCCCGACGGGCGCCTGA